AGGCGTTGGTAAAAGCGCCGACGACGCCGCAGGAGCAGCCGATCTCGCCCTTGACCTCGTCGAGCAGGTATTTCATCGCCTCAAGCTGCACGGGGAGCCGTCCGTCCTTATAGGGATCGGCCGGCGAAAGCGTGCCGATCAGGCTCACATCGGAGATCGCCGGCTGCTCGAGGTCGGCGGTGTCGTCCTCGGGAAACTTTACCTTCGCACCCATCGCCTCGGCCCACGGGAAAAGGTCGGTGAAGATACGGATGCTGTCATAGCCGAAACGGCGGTAAGAGGCGACCTGCGCCTGCGCGAGGATCTTGGGGTCGCGGTTGAACTGGGATATTTTACAGCCGTATATGCGGGCCACCCCGTTCGCCACATTAGGGTTGCAGGGCAGGCGATCCGCCTGAAGCCCCTTCGCTATCGCCGCGCCCCGTTCGGCGGGGGTCATTTGATCCAACATAAAAAATCTCCTCCTTTAAATCAAAGATTTCTATTTTATGAAACGTTTATCCGGCCCGGAGAGGGGCCTTAATTGTTGATCGTCCAGTGCAGGATGCGCCCCTTTATCAGGTCGAAGGCATAAAGGATGATCAGCAGTACGATCGCCATAAATATGAATCCGACCGCGACCAAGTCAAAGCGTCCGAAATCCGAATAATACTGAATGAAATAACCCATTCCCGATGTTACTCCGAACATCTCCGCCACGGCCAGAAGCATAAAGGCGAGCTTCAGGGCGATCGTGCAGCCGGTGAGGATCGCGGGAGAGGCCGCCGGCAGCACTATGCGGAAGAGGCGTTGAATGTTGGGGATCTCAAGCGTCGCGGCATTTTCAAGATAGCGCTTGTCGATGGTCATGACCGCGGTGATGGTCGAACCCAGGATGATCCAGAAACACCCCAGGAAGATTATAAAAATGGAGGCGACGCGGAAAGAGGGGAAGAGGTTGATCGCGTACGGAGTGAGCAGCGTTACCGGAATGGCGCTGAACGCGTTGATATAGGGGGTAAGATTTTTGCGCACCAGCTTTTGGGAGCCGATGAAGGCCCCCAGCCCGATCCCCAGTATCAGCGCGAGCATATACGCCCACACAAGCAGGGAGAGGGAGCTCCACAAACCGTCCATCAGCTGCCCGAAATATTCAACAAAGAGCGGCGGTACCTTGGTGATGCTGTGGAACAGAAAGGGGTTGAGCACATGGAAGACGTCCGTCAACAGGACATATCCGCCAAGCACCCCGATAAAGATGAGAGTGACCCCCAGTCTGTCTTTAATAAAATTCATCTATGACTTCACGACCTTTCCAGAAAAAGCCGCGGCTTTGCGCGGCCGCGTGTGCCGTCAGCGCGGAACATCCCGAAGCCGGCGCGCGCGGCACCGGCCCGGGATGTTCCGCGCGCCGGAATCCTACAGATTATTTGCTTTGAACTGCTCCATCTTGTACTTAAAGAACTGGCTGTCAGGATAGTCCTTGATAAGAGACTCCAACGCTCTCTTATATATGGAAGAATTCATGTGTTCTTCCAGCTTCACGTTGCCGACGGTCAAGTAGCCGAAGTTGGACATCTTGTTCCACATCTTCTCCACGCTCTTTGTGAAGGGGTCCGTGTCATACTTCATGTGCGGGCTGAGCACAAAGCTGTCGGCGGTCTCTTTTTTAAGGTCAAGGTTTTCCACGACGAGGTCGGAGACCTCGTTCATATTGGTCCGCATATACTCTTCGGCGCGCAGATAGGAGCGCAGCAGGCGGTAGATGGCCTCCTCGTTGTTCTGCAGATACTTGTTGGTGCAGAGCATCCGGCAGCAGGAGTGGTTGGGCCAGAGCTCGTCGGGCCACATCTTGACCTCCAGTCCGAGGTCCCTCGCCTGGATCTGATAACCGGTCGCGGTGGCGCCAAAATCGACTTCGCCGTTGGCGATGGCCTGCAGCACGTCGGTATTCTTTTTATACTCAAAAAATTTGATCATGTCAGTGTCGTTCTTATCGCCGATAACGGTGTTGCCTCCGTAGGAAAAGGGATAGCCGGCGTCGTAGAGGATGCCTTTAAGTACGATATCGGGCGTGCCGCCGCGGGTGATGCCGATGCGTTTGCCCTTGAAACTCTCCAGCCCCGTATAGACGGTCCCCGGCTTGCCGTAAACGGGCGTCTCGCCGATGATCATGTAGCCGCCGAAGATGTTGAAGTCCTGCCCGTTGGCGATATAGATCAGCGGGCCGCCTGTTCCGTATGTCGAAAGGACGTCCACCTGATCGGCCATCAG
The window above is part of the Cloacibacillus evryensis DSM 19522 genome. Proteins encoded here:
- a CDS encoding ABC transporter substrate-binding protein, whose product is MNKKIVIICAVVVAAAAAAFFMMKGGGDGAATSAKPTDVIKVRVAAQPTSGQVFQFIANKHGFNKEEGVDVEMVWLSNLSDAASALMADQVDVLSTYGTGGPLIYIANGQDFNIFGGYMIIGETPVYGKPGTVYTGLESFKGKRIGITRGGTPDIVLKGILYDAGYPFSYGGNTVIGDKNDTDMIKFFEYKKNTDVLQAIANGEVDFGATATGYQIQARDLGLEVKMWPDELWPNHSCCRMLCTNKYLQNNEEAIYRLLRSYLRAEEYMRTNMNEVSDLVVENLDLKKETADSFVLSPHMKYDTDPFTKSVEKMWNKMSNFGYLTVGNVKLEEHMNSSIYKRALESLIKDYPDSQFFKYKMEQFKANNL
- a CDS encoding ABC transporter permease; protein product: MNFIKDRLGVTLIFIGVLGGYVLLTDVFHVLNPFLFHSITKVPPLFVEYFGQLMDGLWSSLSLLVWAYMLALILGIGLGAFIGSQKLVRKNLTPYINAFSAIPVTLLTPYAINLFPSFRVASIFIIFLGCFWIILGSTITAVMTIDKRYLENAATLEIPNIQRLFRIVLPAASPAILTGCTIALKLAFMLLAVAEMFGVTSGMGYFIQYYSDFGRFDLVAVGFIFMAIVLLIILYAFDLIKGRILHWTINN